Proteins encoded in a region of the Burkholderia ubonensis subsp. mesacidophila genome:
- a CDS encoding fimbrial protein, translated as MSAPTVFPGAPQKPAAALAWLDLDGFNLLPYRDRLARAMRRRRAAQCGAAILLGILGVVAWTGGEAWLRMRTDAERAVVEARLSTQQPEVDAAARAARMATAAARRDAQAVELAAPYRQATELLALAARVRDDGIRLEALRTTASGAVLDARAASYRAAARWLDRIAREQHGWRVDVDALKPAPAEPAGATRMPFRFSVQLRWHDGPLHDARQEERT; from the coding sequence ATGAGCGCGCCGACCGTATTTCCGGGGGCACCGCAGAAGCCGGCGGCCGCGCTCGCGTGGCTCGACCTTGACGGATTCAACCTGCTGCCATACCGCGACCGCCTCGCGCGGGCCATGCGTCGACGCCGGGCCGCGCAATGCGGCGCGGCGATCCTGCTCGGCATCCTGGGCGTCGTCGCATGGACAGGTGGCGAAGCGTGGCTGCGCATGCGAACCGACGCCGAACGCGCTGTCGTCGAGGCGCGGCTGTCGACGCAACAGCCCGAGGTGGACGCGGCGGCGCGCGCTGCGCGGATGGCCACCGCCGCCGCGCGGCGCGACGCGCAGGCTGTGGAACTGGCGGCGCCTTACCGGCAGGCCACCGAGCTGCTCGCGTTGGCGGCGCGGGTTCGCGACGACGGCATCCGGCTGGAAGCGTTGCGCACGACGGCGTCCGGCGCGGTGCTCGACGCAAGGGCCGCGAGTTATCGGGCGGCGGCGCGTTGGCTCGACCGCATCGCGCGCGAACAGCACGGGTGGCGCGTCGACGTCGATGCGCTGAAGCCGGCCCCGGCGGAGCCTGCGGGCGCGACGCGGATGCCGTTCCGGTTCTCGGTGCAACTGCGTTGGCACGACGGACCGTTGCACGACGCCAGGCAGGAGGAGCGGACATGA
- a CDS encoding pilus assembly protein — MTALAYRFGSSDGGRNGATRRALPVASHVAGCVLAFGAVLAGGVHLSTAADWSGLARSRASLDAATARAAAAERALAQAATHRAAPAKTDDDRGEPAAPGWPALMLELAELAASSGLRVVSFEPQAGPGARQEVRRTVRIVADGGFPALRRMVGGLATLPVLVVPAAISVERDGRAARIGLSLDVFSAMPRGRAAYGDRPIAAASQDADPFGSGDERGTGDALPSRLAGVMRDARTGLALFDDGAGAITAVAAGEAVGAMRVVRVEADAVMLATTNGPRRMGLDDEGAQW; from the coding sequence ATGACGGCGCTTGCGTATCGATTCGGGAGCAGCGACGGCGGGAGAAACGGCGCGACGCGGCGCGCGCTGCCGGTTGCGTCGCACGTCGCAGGCTGCGTGCTCGCATTCGGCGCGGTGCTGGCGGGCGGCGTCCATCTCTCAACCGCCGCGGACTGGAGCGGCCTCGCCCGCAGCCGCGCATCGCTGGATGCCGCCACGGCGCGCGCCGCCGCGGCCGAGCGTGCACTGGCGCAGGCCGCGACGCATCGCGCGGCGCCTGCGAAGACGGATGACGACCGCGGTGAGCCGGCGGCGCCCGGCTGGCCGGCGCTGATGCTCGAACTGGCCGAGCTCGCCGCGTCGAGCGGGCTGCGGGTCGTCTCGTTCGAGCCGCAGGCCGGACCGGGCGCTCGGCAGGAGGTGCGGCGCACGGTGCGCATCGTCGCGGATGGCGGCTTTCCGGCGCTGCGGCGGATGGTGGGCGGGCTGGCGACGTTGCCGGTGCTGGTCGTGCCGGCGGCGATAAGCGTCGAGCGCGATGGGCGGGCGGCGCGCATCGGGCTGTCGCTCGACGTATTTTCCGCCATGCCGCGCGGCCGCGCGGCATACGGGGACCGACCGATCGCCGCGGCTTCGCAGGACGCGGATCCGTTCGGTAGCGGGGATGAGCGGGGAACGGGCGACGCGTTGCCGTCCCGCCTCGCCGGCGTGATGCGGGACGCACGCACCGGCCTCGCCCTGTTCGACGACGGCGCCGGGGCCATTACCGCGGTGGCGGCCGGCGAGGCGGTAGGGGCGATGCGCGTGGTGCGGGTCGAAGCGGACGCGGTGATGCTGGCGACGACGAACGGGCCGCGCAGGATGGGGCTCGACGACGAGGGCGCGCAATGGTGA
- a CDS encoding type IV pilus secretin PilQ: MLRATVVWMGIYAAAASGALPPLPRVWPAAAGRADVPDVPLPQGAFAGMEHAPLPAELPMGLEPAPRAAPATIEATAPVLEGPPIPLPPPVRMSDAARRPGDADDDRRISLNLHGVSLAAAFDAFARFTGLNIIVSEQVRGTVSLRLNHVRWRNAFDTLLDTHGLAMSRRDNVIWITPAVELAARERERFEAHARAADLEPLASRTFVLHYPRAQDVQRLLSGAAGQRLLSKRGAAAADARTNQLFVTDLAPRIAQIAGLIDAIDRPSRQVRIEARIVEGEQGFSRNLGARLALRAQERAAAAADGAAFAAGTRNALDLAARPLGGFEAATAGFTLFAAPLSRVLDVELSALEAQGRGQIVSSPRVVTADRAKAIVEQGAELPYQAKVGNGMSGVQFRRATLKLEVEPQITPDGRVVLDLDVTKDSVGEPTAAGPAIHTKHVQTRVEVEDGGTVAIGGIYEQLRRDDVTRVPLLGKIPVLGALFRHRAQRDQRSELVVFITPTVVGARCDAAGGGEPAAGETGPDAAGPGSTRQPLCQ, from the coding sequence ATGTTGCGCGCGACAGTCGTCTGGATGGGGATATACGCAGCCGCGGCGTCGGGCGCATTGCCGCCGCTGCCGCGCGTGTGGCCGGCCGCGGCGGGGCGCGCCGATGTGCCGGACGTGCCGCTGCCGCAAGGCGCCTTCGCCGGCATGGAGCACGCGCCGCTGCCGGCCGAGCTGCCAATGGGGCTGGAGCCGGCGCCGCGCGCCGCGCCCGCGACGATCGAAGCGACGGCGCCAGTGCTGGAAGGCCCGCCGATCCCGTTGCCGCCGCCGGTGCGCATGAGCGACGCCGCGCGCCGACCCGGCGATGCGGACGACGACCGGCGGATCTCGCTGAACTTGCACGGCGTCAGCCTGGCCGCCGCGTTCGACGCGTTTGCCCGGTTCACGGGGCTCAACATCATCGTCAGCGAGCAGGTGCGCGGCACGGTATCGCTCCGTCTGAACCATGTCCGCTGGCGGAACGCGTTCGACACGCTGCTCGACACGCACGGGCTCGCGATGTCGCGGCGCGACAACGTGATCTGGATCACGCCCGCGGTGGAGCTGGCCGCCCGCGAGCGCGAACGCTTCGAGGCGCACGCGCGGGCTGCGGATCTCGAGCCGCTCGCCAGCCGCACCTTCGTGCTCCACTATCCGCGTGCGCAGGACGTGCAGCGGCTCCTGAGCGGCGCGGCGGGGCAGCGCCTGCTGTCGAAGCGCGGGGCGGCGGCGGCCGACGCGCGCACGAACCAGCTGTTCGTCACCGATCTCGCGCCGCGCATCGCGCAGATTGCGGGGCTGATCGACGCGATCGACCGGCCGTCGAGGCAGGTCCGGATCGAGGCGCGCATCGTCGAGGGCGAGCAGGGCTTTTCGCGCAACCTCGGCGCCCGCCTCGCTTTGCGCGCGCAGGAGCGGGCGGCGGCGGCGGCCGATGGCGCCGCCTTTGCCGCGGGGACGCGCAACGCGCTCGACCTAGCCGCACGGCCGCTCGGCGGCTTCGAAGCGGCCACGGCCGGCTTCACGCTGTTCGCCGCGCCGCTGAGCCGCGTGCTCGACGTCGAGCTGAGTGCGCTCGAGGCGCAAGGTCGGGGACAGATCGTGTCGAGTCCGCGCGTGGTGACGGCCGATCGTGCGAAGGCCATCGTCGAGCAGGGCGCCGAGCTGCCTTACCAGGCGAAGGTCGGCAACGGCATGAGCGGCGTGCAATTCCGCCGGGCGACGCTGAAGCTCGAGGTCGAACCGCAGATCACGCCGGACGGGCGCGTCGTGCTCGACCTCGACGTCACGAAGGACAGCGTCGGCGAGCCGACCGCGGCCGGCCCGGCGATCCATACGAAGCACGTGCAGACCCGCGTCGAGGTGGAGGACGGCGGGACGGTCGCGATCGGCGGGATTTACGAGCAGCTGCGCCGGGACGATGTGACGCGGGTGCCGCTCTTGGGCAAAATACCGGTTCTGGGTGCACTGTTTCGGCATCGCGCGCAGCGCGACCAGCGCAGTGAGCTGGTCGTCTTCATCACCCCGACGGTGGTCGGCGCGCGTTGCGACGCGGCCGGCGGCGGCGAGCCGGCGGCCGGCGAAACCGGCCCGGACGCCGCTGGCCCAGGCTCGACAAGGCAGCCGCTTTGCCAGTAA
- a CDS encoding shikimate kinase translates to MQARDPHANVFFVGLMGAGKTTVGRAVARRLDRAFFDSDHEIEARTGARIPVIFEMEGEAGFRDREAQMIAELTQRENIVLATGGGAILRPENRECLKSHGIVVYLRANPHDLWLRTRKDKNRPLLQTEDPKARLEALYEVRDPLYRECADFVIETGRPSVNGLVNMVLMQLEMAGVVAKPIQA, encoded by the coding sequence TTGCAAGCGCGGGATCCACACGCAAACGTATTTTTCGTCGGCCTTATGGGAGCGGGTAAGACCACCGTGGGCCGCGCGGTCGCGCGCCGGCTCGACAGGGCGTTCTTCGACTCCGACCACGAGATCGAGGCGCGGACGGGCGCACGCATTCCGGTGATCTTCGAGATGGAAGGCGAAGCCGGGTTTCGCGACCGTGAAGCGCAGATGATCGCCGAGCTCACGCAGCGCGAGAACATCGTGCTCGCGACGGGCGGCGGCGCGATCCTGCGCCCCGAAAACCGCGAATGCCTCAAATCCCACGGCATCGTCGTCTACCTGCGCGCCAATCCGCACGATCTGTGGCTGCGCACGCGCAAGGACAAGAACCGGCCGCTGCTGCAGACGGAAGATCCGAAAGCGCGTCTCGAAGCGCTCTACGAAGTGCGCGATCCGCTGTATCGGGAATGCGCGGATTTCGTCATCGAAACCGGCCGCCCGTCGGTCAACGGCCTCGTCAACATGGTGCTGATGCAACTCGAAATGGCGGGCGTCGTCGCCAAGCCTATACAAGCATGA
- the aroB gene encoding 3-dehydroquinate synthase: MITVNVDLGDRAYPIHIGAGLIARTELFAPHIKGSSVTIVTNTTVDPLYGDALRAALAPLGKRVSTVVLPDGEAYKNWETLNLIFDGLLTERADRKTTLVALGGGVIGDMTGFAAACYMRGVPFIQVPTTLLSQVDSSVGGKTGINHPLGKNMIGAFYQPQAVIADIGALTTLPDRELAAGIAEIIKTGAIADTAFFDWIEANIDALNRREPGALAEAVKRSCEIKASVVAADEREGGLRAILNFGHTFGHAIEAGLGYGEWLHGEAVGCGMVMAGDLSVRLGLLDEASRQRLDAVIAAAHLPTRAPALGDARYMDLMRVDKKAEAGAIKFILLKRFGDTLITPAPDEAVFATLAATTR, translated from the coding sequence ATGATTACTGTCAACGTCGATCTGGGCGACCGCGCCTATCCGATTCATATTGGCGCCGGCCTGATCGCCCGCACCGAATTGTTCGCGCCCCACATCAAGGGCTCGTCCGTCACAATCGTCACGAACACGACGGTCGATCCGCTGTACGGCGACGCGCTGCGCGCCGCGCTCGCGCCGCTCGGCAAGCGCGTGTCGACGGTCGTGCTGCCGGACGGCGAGGCGTACAAGAACTGGGAAACGCTGAACCTGATCTTCGACGGCTTGCTGACCGAACGGGCGGACCGCAAGACCACGCTCGTCGCGCTCGGCGGCGGCGTGATCGGCGACATGACGGGCTTCGCGGCCGCGTGCTACATGCGCGGCGTGCCGTTCATCCAGGTGCCGACGACACTGCTGTCGCAGGTCGACTCGTCGGTCGGCGGCAAGACCGGCATCAATCACCCGCTCGGCAAGAACATGATCGGCGCGTTCTACCAGCCGCAGGCGGTAATCGCGGACATCGGCGCGCTGACGACGCTGCCCGACCGCGAACTGGCGGCGGGCATCGCCGAGATCATCAAGACCGGCGCGATTGCCGACACCGCGTTCTTCGACTGGATCGAGGCGAACATCGATGCATTGAACCGTCGCGAGCCCGGCGCACTCGCCGAAGCCGTCAAGCGCTCGTGCGAGATCAAGGCGAGCGTGGTCGCGGCGGACGAACGCGAAGGCGGCCTGCGCGCGATCCTCAACTTCGGCCACACGTTCGGCCATGCGATCGAAGCCGGGCTCGGCTACGGCGAGTGGCTGCACGGCGAGGCGGTCGGCTGCGGGATGGTGATGGCGGGCGACCTGTCGGTGCGGCTCGGCCTGCTGGACGAAGCGTCGCGGCAGCGCCTCGACGCGGTAATCGCGGCCGCGCACCTGCCGACCCGCGCGCCGGCGCTCGGCGACGCACGCTACATGGACCTGATGCGCGTCGACAAGAAGGCGGAAGCCGGCGCGATCAAGTTCATCCTGCTGAAGCGCTTCGGCGATACGCTGATCACGCCGGCGCCCGACGAAGCGGTGTTCGCTACACTGGCGGCGACGACCCGGTAA
- a CDS encoding deoxyguanosinetriphosphate triphosphohydrolase has translation MSETSSSKLPQASRASAAPVAEPPTLAALEAHLAPYAAHASQSRGRRHPEPPPAARTEFQRDRDRIVHSTAFRRLEYKTQVFVNHEGDLFRTRLTHSLEVAQIARSVARNLRLNEDLVEAISLAHDLGHTPFGHAGQDALNACMREHGGFEHNLQSLAVVDELEEHYGAFNGLNLCFETREGILKHCSRENARKLGALGERFLHGRQPSLEAQLANIADEIAYNNHDVDDGLRSGLVTIEQLAEVELWQRHHDEALAEFPQLEGRRLVHETVRRIINTLIVDLIDETTRNLARIAPASLDDVRAAAPIVAHSEAVAAQAAALKRFLFKNLYRHYKVMRMANKAQRVVTGLFEAFLDDPRLLPPPYQSDEPAKQPRLVAHYIAGMTDRFALKEYQRLFVVSDN, from the coding sequence GTGAGCGAGACATCCAGCAGCAAACTGCCCCAGGCCAGCCGCGCATCCGCCGCGCCGGTGGCCGAGCCGCCGACGCTGGCGGCGCTGGAAGCGCATCTCGCTCCGTATGCCGCGCACGCATCGCAGTCGCGCGGACGGCGCCACCCGGAACCGCCGCCGGCGGCGCGCACCGAATTCCAGCGCGACCGCGACCGCATCGTCCACTCGACCGCGTTCCGCCGGCTCGAATACAAAACCCAGGTCTTCGTCAATCACGAAGGCGACCTGTTCCGCACCCGCCTCACGCACAGTCTCGAAGTCGCGCAGATCGCGCGCTCGGTCGCGCGCAACCTGCGGCTGAACGAGGATCTCGTCGAGGCGATCTCGCTCGCGCACGACCTCGGCCATACGCCGTTCGGCCATGCGGGGCAGGACGCGCTCAACGCGTGCATGCGCGAGCACGGCGGCTTCGAGCACAACCTGCAGAGTCTCGCCGTCGTCGACGAGCTCGAGGAGCACTATGGCGCGTTCAACGGCCTGAATCTCTGCTTCGAGACGCGCGAGGGCATCCTCAAGCACTGCTCGCGCGAGAACGCGCGCAAGCTCGGCGCGCTCGGCGAGCGGTTCCTGCACGGGCGCCAGCCGTCGCTCGAGGCGCAGCTCGCGAACATCGCCGACGAGATCGCGTACAACAACCACGACGTCGACGACGGCCTGCGCTCCGGGCTCGTCACGATCGAGCAGCTCGCGGAAGTCGAGCTCTGGCAGCGCCACCACGACGAGGCGCTCGCCGAATTCCCGCAGCTCGAAGGCCGGCGTCTCGTGCACGAGACGGTGCGCCGCATCATCAACACGCTGATCGTCGACCTGATCGACGAGACCACGCGCAATCTCGCACGCATCGCGCCGGCGTCGCTCGACGATGTGCGCGCGGCGGCGCCGATCGTCGCGCACAGCGAAGCGGTCGCCGCGCAGGCGGCGGCGCTCAAGCGCTTCCTGTTCAAGAACCTGTACCGCCATTACAAGGTCATGCGGATGGCGAACAAGGCGCAGCGCGTCGTCACCGGCCTGTTCGAAGCGTTCCTCGACGATCCGCGCCTGCTGCCGCCGCCTTACCAGTCGGATGAACCGGCGAAGCAGCCGCGCCTCGTCGCCCACTACATCGCCGGCATGACCGATCGATTCGCGCTGAAGGAATACCAGCGGCTGTTCGTCGTCAGCGACAACTAA
- the ugpB gene encoding sn-glycerol-3-phosphate ABC transporter substrate-binding protein UgpB yields MKKKPVGTLVRSLVVGGALMAGAQHAAFAATEIQFWHAMEAALGERVNDIAAQFNASQSDYKIVPVFKGTYDQALAAGIAAYRSGNAPAILQVYEVGTATMMQAKKAVVPVHDVFKQAGVPLDEKAFVPTIASYYSDAKTGHLVSMPFNSSTPVLYYNKDAFKKAGLDPNQPPKTWDEIKADAEKLRKSGMACGYTTGWQGWIQLENYSAWHGLPFASRNNGFDGTDAVLEFNKPQQVAHIQFLQQMAKDGTFSYAGRKDEASSKFYSGDCGIMTTSSGALATLHKFAKFDFGTGMMPYDANVKGAPQNAIIGGASLWVLAGKDPATYKGVAKFLAYLSSPAVAAKWHQDTGYLPVTTAAYDLTRQQGFYAKNPSAETAIKQMMNKPPLPYTKGLRLGNMPQIRTIVDEEFEQVWAQKKAPKDALDSAATRGDELLRRFEKSGS; encoded by the coding sequence ATGAAGAAGAAGCCCGTAGGGACGCTGGTTCGCTCGCTCGTGGTCGGGGGCGCGCTGATGGCCGGCGCGCAGCACGCAGCATTCGCGGCGACGGAAATCCAGTTCTGGCATGCGATGGAAGCCGCGCTCGGCGAGCGGGTCAACGACATCGCCGCGCAGTTCAACGCGTCGCAAAGCGACTACAAGATCGTGCCGGTCTTCAAGGGCACCTACGACCAGGCGCTCGCGGCGGGCATCGCCGCGTACCGCAGCGGCAACGCGCCGGCGATCCTCCAGGTCTACGAAGTCGGCACCGCGACGATGATGCAGGCGAAGAAGGCGGTGGTGCCCGTCCACGACGTGTTCAAGCAGGCCGGCGTGCCGCTCGACGAAAAGGCGTTCGTGCCGACCATCGCGAGCTACTACAGCGACGCGAAGACGGGCCATCTGGTGTCGATGCCGTTCAATAGCTCGACGCCGGTGCTGTACTACAACAAGGACGCGTTCAAGAAGGCCGGGCTCGACCCGAACCAGCCGCCGAAGACGTGGGATGAGATCAAGGCCGATGCGGAGAAGCTGCGCAAGTCGGGCATGGCGTGCGGCTACACGACCGGCTGGCAGGGCTGGATCCAGCTCGAGAACTACAGCGCGTGGCATGGCCTGCCGTTCGCGAGCCGCAACAACGGCTTCGACGGCACCGACGCGGTGCTCGAGTTCAACAAGCCGCAGCAGGTCGCGCACATCCAGTTCCTGCAGCAGATGGCGAAGGACGGCACGTTCTCGTACGCGGGCCGCAAGGACGAGGCGTCGTCGAAGTTCTACAGCGGCGACTGCGGGATCATGACGACGTCGTCGGGGGCGCTCGCGACGCTGCACAAGTTCGCGAAGTTCGATTTCGGCACCGGCATGATGCCGTACGACGCGAACGTGAAGGGCGCGCCTCAGAACGCGATCATCGGCGGTGCGAGCCTGTGGGTGCTGGCGGGCAAGGACCCGGCGACCTACAAGGGCGTCGCGAAATTCCTCGCGTACCTGAGCTCGCCGGCCGTTGCCGCGAAGTGGCACCAGGACACGGGCTACCTGCCGGTCACGACGGCCGCGTACGACCTGACGCGCCAGCAGGGCTTCTACGCGAAGAACCCGAGTGCGGAAACCGCGATCAAGCAGATGATGAACAAGCCGCCGCTGCCGTACACGAAGGGGCTGCGGCTCGGCAACATGCCGCAGATCCGCACCATCGTCGACGAGGAGTTCGAGCAGGTCTGGGCGCAGAAGAAGGCGCCGAAGGACGCGCTCGATTCCGCGGCCACCCGCGGCGACGAGCTGCTGCGCCGCTTCGAGAAGTCGGGCAGCTGA
- the ugpA gene encoding sn-glycerol-3-phosphate ABC transporter permease UgpA — translation MQSRSRFGTSLLPYLLIAPQLAITGVFFLWPAGVALWQSTQMQDAFGTSSEFVGLANFTHLFADPLYLDSFRTTLVFSALVTVSGLVVSLLLAACADRVVRGARAYRTLLIWPYAVAPTIAAVLWAFLFNPSIGLVTYALAKSGIVWNHALNGGQAMFLVVLASVWKQVSYNFLFFYAGLQAIPRSLLEAAAIDGAGPVRRFFHVVLPLLSPTSFFLLVVNLVYAFFDTFPVIDAATAGGPAQSTKTLIYKIFAEGFQGLDIGSSGAQSVVLMAIVVGLTVIQFRFVERRVQYA, via the coding sequence ATGCAATCCCGTTCCCGTTTCGGCACGAGCCTGTTGCCGTACCTGCTGATCGCGCCGCAGCTCGCGATCACCGGCGTGTTCTTCCTGTGGCCCGCCGGCGTCGCGCTGTGGCAGTCGACGCAGATGCAGGACGCGTTCGGCACGTCGAGCGAGTTCGTCGGCCTCGCGAACTTCACGCACCTGTTCGCCGATCCGCTGTATCTCGACTCGTTTCGCACGACGCTCGTGTTCAGCGCGCTCGTCACCGTGAGCGGGCTCGTCGTGTCGCTGCTGCTCGCCGCGTGCGCAGACCGCGTGGTGCGCGGCGCGCGCGCGTACCGCACGCTGCTGATCTGGCCGTACGCGGTCGCGCCGACGATCGCCGCGGTGCTGTGGGCATTCCTGTTCAACCCGAGCATCGGCCTCGTCACCTACGCGCTCGCGAAATCGGGCATCGTCTGGAACCACGCGCTGAACGGCGGGCAGGCGATGTTCCTGGTCGTGCTCGCGTCGGTGTGGAAGCAGGTGAGCTACAACTTCCTGTTCTTCTACGCGGGGCTGCAGGCGATCCCGCGCTCGCTGCTCGAGGCGGCCGCGATCGACGGGGCGGGCCCGGTGCGGCGCTTCTTCCACGTGGTGCTGCCGCTCTTGTCGCCGACGAGCTTCTTCCTGCTGGTCGTGAACCTCGTCTACGCGTTCTTCGACACGTTCCCGGTGATCGACGCCGCGACCGCCGGCGGCCCGGCGCAGAGCACGAAGACGCTGATCTACAAGATCTTCGCGGAAGGCTTCCAGGGGCTCGACATCGGCAGCTCGGGCGCGCAGTCGGTCGTGCTGATGGCGATCGTCGTCGGGCTCACGGTGATCCAGTTCCGCTTCGTCGAACGCAGGGTGCAATACGCATGA
- the ugpE gene encoding sn-glycerol-3-phosphate ABC transporter permease UgpE yields MIENRKGFDLFCHAVLIAGVALLVFPVYVAFCAATMSAQEVFTVPLSLVPSTHLFENVAYIWRHGSGGTTAPFGRLLANSFAMALGIAVGKIAVSILSAYAIVYFRFPFRNTAFWMIFVTLMLPVEVRIFPTVQVVSTLHLTNTYAGLTLPLIASATATFLFRQFFMTLPDELMDAARIDGAGPLRFFWDVVLPLSKTSIAALFVITFIYGWNQYLWPILITTEASLSTAVVGIKTMIASGDTATEWHYVMAATLLGMIPPLVVVLAMQRWFVRGLVDSEK; encoded by the coding sequence ATGATCGAGAATCGCAAGGGCTTCGACCTGTTCTGCCACGCGGTGCTGATCGCGGGCGTCGCGCTGCTCGTGTTCCCCGTCTACGTCGCGTTTTGCGCGGCGACGATGAGCGCGCAGGAAGTGTTCACGGTGCCGCTGTCGCTCGTGCCGAGCACGCACCTGTTCGAGAACGTCGCGTACATCTGGCGGCACGGCAGCGGCGGCACGACCGCGCCGTTCGGCCGGCTGCTCGCCAACAGCTTCGCGATGGCGCTCGGCATCGCGGTCGGCAAGATCGCGGTGTCGATCCTGTCCGCGTACGCGATCGTCTATTTCCGCTTCCCGTTCCGCAATACGGCGTTCTGGATGATCTTCGTCACGCTGATGCTGCCGGTCGAGGTGCGGATCTTCCCGACCGTGCAGGTCGTGTCGACGCTGCACCTGACGAACACCTACGCGGGGCTCACGCTGCCGCTGATCGCGTCGGCGACCGCGACCTTCCTGTTCCGCCAGTTTTTCATGACGCTGCCCGACGAGCTGATGGACGCGGCGCGCATCGACGGCGCGGGGCCGCTGCGCTTCTTCTGGGACGTCGTGCTGCCGCTGTCGAAGACGAGCATCGCCGCGCTGTTCGTGATCACCTTCATCTACGGCTGGAACCAGTATCTGTGGCCGATCCTGATCACGACGGAGGCGTCGCTGTCGACAGCCGTGGTCGGCATCAAGACGATGATCGCGAGCGGCGACACGGCGACCGAATGGCATTACGTGATGGCGGCGACGCTGCTGGGGATGATTCCGCCGCTCGTCGTCGTGCTGGCGATGCAGCGCTGGTTCGTGCGCGGCCTCGTCGATTCTGAAAAGTAA
- a CDS encoding sn-glycerol-3-phosphate import ATP-binding protein UgpC, producing the protein MAALSLRGVRKSYDGKLQVLHGIDVEIADGEFIVLVGPSGCGKSTLLRMIAGLESVTDGEIAIGERVVNALEPKDRDIAMVFQNYALYPHMTVAQNMGYGLKIRGVERTTIDARVAAAAKILELEPLLARRPRELSGGQRQRVAMGRAIVREPSVFLFDEPLSNLDAKLRVQMRLEIQRLHARLATTSVYVTHDQIEAMTLAQRVIVMNRGHAEQIGAPVDVYEKPATVFVAGFIGSPAMNLLHGRLSADGATFTVAGGGPELPVAGAPGLGAEIATDRDWVLGVRPEHMTPQPGVPHVTLPVDSCELLGADNLVHGRWGAHDVAVRLPHADRPARGTALAVALRVHRLHFFDPETGKRAG; encoded by the coding sequence ATGGCTGCGCTGAGCTTGAGGGGCGTCAGGAAATCCTATGACGGAAAGCTGCAGGTGTTGCACGGGATCGACGTCGAAATTGCCGACGGCGAATTCATCGTGCTGGTCGGGCCGTCGGGCTGCGGCAAGTCGACGCTGTTGCGGATGATCGCGGGGCTCGAGAGCGTGACGGACGGCGAGATCGCGATCGGCGAACGGGTCGTCAACGCGCTGGAGCCGAAGGATCGCGACATTGCGATGGTGTTCCAGAACTATGCGCTGTATCCGCACATGACGGTCGCGCAGAACATGGGCTACGGGCTGAAGATCCGCGGCGTCGAGCGCACGACGATCGACGCGCGCGTGGCCGCCGCCGCGAAGATCCTCGAGCTCGAGCCGCTGCTCGCGCGGCGTCCGCGCGAGCTGTCCGGCGGCCAGCGGCAGCGGGTCGCGATGGGGCGCGCGATCGTGCGCGAGCCGTCGGTGTTCCTGTTCGACGAGCCGCTGTCGAACCTCGACGCGAAGCTGCGCGTGCAGATGCGGCTCGAGATCCAGCGGCTGCATGCGCGGCTTGCGACGACGAGCGTGTACGTGACGCACGACCAGATCGAGGCGATGACGCTCGCGCAGCGCGTGATCGTGATGAACCGCGGCCACGCGGAGCAGATCGGCGCGCCGGTCGACGTCTACGAGAAGCCGGCGACGGTGTTCGTCGCGGGCTTCATCGGCTCGCCGGCAATGAACCTGCTGCACGGGCGGCTGTCCGCGGACGGCGCGACGTTCACCGTCGCGGGCGGCGGGCCGGAGCTGCCGGTCGCGGGCGCGCCGGGCCTCGGCGCGGAGATCGCGACGGACCGCGACTGGGTGCTGGGCGTGCGCCCGGAGCACATGACGCCGCAGCCGGGCGTGCCGCATGTCACACTGCCGGTCGATTCGTGCGAGCTGCTCGGCGCGGACAACCTCGTGCACGGCCGCTGGGGCGCGCACGACGTCGCGGTGCGCCTGCCGCACGCGGACCGCCCCGCGCGCGGCACGGCGCTCGCGGTCGCGCTGCGCGTGCATCGGCTGCACTTCTTCGATCCCGAGACCGGCAAGCGCGCCGGCTGA